The following coding sequences are from one Mugil cephalus isolate CIBA_MC_2020 chromosome 9, CIBA_Mcephalus_1.1, whole genome shotgun sequence window:
- the rrp8 gene encoding ribosomal RNA-processing protein 8, with translation MFNEDEDWNDEQDAQILSKTVLNNTQKPSRSTNVKFRGVGKKSLMHTLQTLGSVPEWTSDIHQQDSDSETEAAPPHSKKRKKRRKKRKPAEKSEEQGENGDVDQADKEEKPAPKKRKKDNKFGTQKAKNSAAGEKEEKKFPESEQADVNKPQNAEMVSRQQWKNKMKNKRKCKNKYRQNQPEEEAKPADETEPKEDVKKGSHSNNNCKNISQIAAQKKKKELEPKPQKKKETEEKQKRINCGKAVKIASESSGGGFKQKADEPEAELSIKTVKPELSKQALLKRQKLRKLLQSQETKQQETLAEQKDEPAAPEEEEKPAGPASFRSRMEQRLESARFRYINEVLYSSSSGEAKRMFKQDPQAFWIYHKGYTAQVQRWPANPVDAIISYIRQKPSNIVVADFGCGDCKIARSVKNKVHSFDLAATCELVTVCDMANVPLKDGSVDVAVFCLSLMGTNLADFLAEANRVLKMGGILKIAEVASRFDNVRNFITALANLGFKMTSKDTENTHFYSFEFVKTKNAPESVKKFGLQLKPCLYKKR, from the exons atgtttaatgagGACGAAGACTGGAATGACGAACAAGACGCTCAAATCTTGAGTAAAACTGTCCTGAACAACACTCAGAAGCCGAGCAGGAGCACAAATGTCAAG TTCAGAGGTGTTGGTAAAAAGAGCCTGATGCACACCCTGCAGACTCTGGGATCCGTCCCAGAGTGGACGAGTGACATCCATCAGCAGGACAGTGACAGCGAGACAGAGGCAGCTCCTCCACACAgtaagaaaaggaagaagagaaggaaaaagaggaaacctGCAGAGAAATCAGAGGAGCAGGGAGAAAATGGAGATGTAGATCAGGCTGACAAGGAGGAGAAACCTGCAcctaaaaagagaaagaaagacaacaagTTTG GGACCCAAAAGGCAAAAAACTCAGCTGCAGgcgagaaggaagaaaaaaaattcccaGAATCGGAACAGGCGGatgtaaataaaccacaaaacGCAGAGATGGTGAGCAGACAACAGTggaagaacaaaatgaagaacaagaggaaatgtaaaaataagtatcGACAGAATCAGCCTGAAGAGGAAGCAAAGCCTGCAGATGAAACAGAACCAAAGGAAGACGTCAAAAAAGGTTCACATAGCAACAacaactgtaaaaacatcagccaAATAGCAGcccagaaaaagaagaaggagttGGAACCTaaaccacagaaaaagaaagaaactgaagaaaagcagaaaagaatAAACTGTGGCAAAGCTGTGAAAATTGCATCTGAATCGTCTGGTGGTGGTTTCAAACAGAAAGCAGATGAACCTGAAGCAGAGTTGTCCATCAAAACAGTGAAACCTGAGCTGAGCAAACAGGCTCTTCTGAAAAGGCAGAAGCTGCGTAAGTTGCTCCAGAGCCAGGAAACGAAGCAACAGGAGACTCTTGCGGAGCAGAAAGACGAGCCGGCCGCCccggaagaagaggagaaaccGGCCGGGCCCGCCTCCTTCAGGTCCCGCATGGAGCAGAGGCTGGAGTCGGCTCGTTTCCGCTACATCAACGAAGTTCTGTACAGCTCGTCCAGCGGCGAGGCGAAGCGCATGTTCAAACAGGATCCGCAGGCCTTCTGGATTTACCACAAGGGTTACACGGCACAGGTGCAGAGATGGCCCGCCAATCCCGTGGACGCCATCATCTCTTACATTCGGCAAAA ACCTTCCAATATTGTAGTGGCAGACTTCGGCTGTGGCGACTGTAAAATAGCTCGCAGCGTGAAAAACAAAGTGCACAGCTTCGACCTGGCAGCCACCTGCGAGCTTGTTACAGTCTGTGACATGGCCAAC GTGCCACTCAAAGACGGCTCTGTGGACGTCGCTGTGTTTTGCCTTTCTCTCATGGGGACCAACCTTGCTGACTTTTTAGCAGAGGCCAATCGAGTCTTAAAGATGGg TGGGATTCTTAAAATAGCAGAAGTGGCGAGTAGATTCGACAACGTGAGGAACTTCATCACTGCGCTGGCAAACCTTGGATTCAAGATGACGTCTAAG GATACAGAAAACACTCATTTCTACTCATTTGAATTTGTGAAGACGAAAAACGCACCAGAGAGCGTCAAGAAATTTGGACTGCAGTTGAAGCCCTGTTTGTAcaagaaaagatga
- the si:ch211-149e23.4 gene encoding uncharacterized protein si:ch211-149e23.4, producing the protein MGCSWLLILGLVLNVAHCLEILDTGAEQIEIQSNITAVLGEDAYLSCRYLGDSQIVHSEWKRRVKSKAKRLVGFSNGKPFSRDSDFSEPDSVTNLTVRVRVRSVDVEGQYSCEFESEEENYFKSVFVTVIARPDIEILVNEETVNGTHYQSVSCSAVGGRPPPQISWLVKGLPPSGQIFTTNLSATFISNGTSTLSSVLRFPTHLQDDESVTCVVQHPALPKPELTTARVETYTRPNVTIKKEMVQREGKDFWVVSCISSGGRPDADISLSLNANRELQRENHTDSGTQRVSVHLPLTEYEGHNITCEFDHPKFTQKESQVITLPIFYLTGDQTHSDLGNKINDFHATEFLELQEGLGNAVIRLQVTGNVPRYDLNCTKDDGPLPEGVDLAGRSLTVQGPVEHQHAGLYECVFSYEHLKATLQFNVTVKPQVIALVPPTIRVDLRTEDGLRVIECSAADAVPAANVSWLPPEGVSEDFWFNSTSHNGSHSVRGVLLLPACSPRELTAKCVINHPTFEEPENRSITLPLCARPNTTVIARTEWKDGLKYTKVICSADSDGPAAAVTWHFGNNSISSLTETEVQANGLVLARSSVYFLSSLYAGQDLTCMVTHPSLEAPEKRTIHIPVHKPPLLSVSLGRHQDSPLWLAVCHCRGEGAVTNLAWVLPENAKSQMSLQSEYEGHTLTARLTYKFPPALHEGQDLTCAYQFEKGITVNKTLHIPRYYITSVRVLNHTAPLQSHYSDQPVIYRVSVQESHCNQKILLQVDGNVPEYNLSCQRSDGSFALMDGNAMILQSELTNQVKGFYTCWASFYHHNAAVNIQVEVMNKDEHLMLISLICISSASAIFLIFIVTLCVCCKRNSRKPQKSQELESLSALTALMQEPGSPEVKKPEVKEEESKEYAALVSFSIVFDIKSTV; encoded by the exons ATGGGATGCTCGTGGCTGCTGATTTTGGGCCTCGTCCTAAATGTTGCTCATTGCTTGGAAATTCTGG ATACCGGCGCAGAGCAGATTGAGATCCAGAGCAACATCACTGCAGTGCTGGGAGAGGATGCGTACCTGAGCTGCAGGTATCTGGGCGACAGTCAGATCGTGCACAGTGAGTGGAAACGTCGGGTTAAAAGCAAAGCCAAGCGGCTGGTGGGATTTTCCAATGGAAAACCATTCAGCCGCGACAGTGACTTCTCAGAACCGGACTCTGTCACCAACCTCACAGTTCGGGTGAGGGTGCGCAGTGTGGACGTAGAGGGGCAATACAGCTGTGAGTttgagtcagaggaggagaattATTTCAAGAGTGTGTTCGTCACTGTCATAG CTCGGCCAGATATAGAGATCCTGGTGAATGAGGAGACAGTTAATGGTACTCACTACCAGTCGGTGTCGTGCTCTGCTGTCGGTGGAAGGCCCCCGCCCCAGATCAGCTGGCTGGTCAAAGGCCTTCCCCCCTCAGGTCAGATCTTCACCACAAACCTGAGCGCCACTTTCATCTCAAATGGCACCTCGACTCTGAGCAGCGTCCTCCGCTTCCCCACCCACCTGCAAGACGACGAGAGCGTAACCTGCGTGGTCCAACACCCGGCCCTCCCAAAACCCGAGCTCACCACAGCGAGGGTGGAGACCTACA CCAGGCCAAATGTGACCATTAAAAAAGAGATGGTACAACGAGAAGGAAAAGATTTCTGGGTGGTCTCTTGCATTTCGTCTGGAGGGAGACCTGACGCTGACATCTCTTTGTCTTTGAACGCGAATCgggagctgcagagagagaaccACACGGACTCAGGCACACAGAGAGTGTCGGTGCATCTCCCTCTTACAGAGTATGAGGGTCACAACATCACCTGTGAGTTTGACCACCCAAAATTCACACAGAAGGAGTCACAGGTCATAACGCTGCCGATTTTTT ATTTGACTGGAGATCAGACGCATTCAGATCTGGGAAACAAAATCAACGACTTTCATGCCACTGAATTTTTGGAGCTGCAGGAAGGGCTGGGCAACGCCGTCATCCGCCTACAGGTCACAGGGAATGTGCCACGTTACGATCTTAACTGCACAAA AGATGATGGTCCCTTGCCTGAAGGTGTGGATCTGGCTGGCAGAAGCCTCACAGTTCAGGGTCCTGTGGAGCATCAGCACGCTGGTCTGTATGAATGCGTCTTCTCTTACGAGCACCTGAAAGCGACGCTGCAGTTCAACGTCACAGTTAAACCTCAAGTCATAGCGCTTG TTCCTCCCACAATACGAGTTGATTTGCGGACTGAAGATGGACTCAGGGTGATTGAGTGCTCAGCTGCTGATGCTGTTCCTGCAGCCAACGTGTCCTGGCTTCCACCGGAGGGTGTGTCTGAAGACTTTTGGTTTAATTCCACTTCTCATAATGGAAGCCACTCTGTCAGGGGAGTCCTACTCCTCCCTGCCTGCTCGCCTCGGGAGCTCACTGCAAAGTGTGTGATAAATCACCCAACATTTGAGGAACCAGAGAACAGAAGCATAACACTCCCTCTTTGCG CTCGCCCCAACACCACCGTGATCGCCAGAACCGAGTGGAAAGACGGTCTCAAGTACACAAAGGTGATATGCTCTGCAGACAGCGATggtcctgcagcagctgtgacCTGGCACTTTGGaaacaatagcatcagttctTTAACGGAGACTGAGGTCCAGGCCAATGGTTTGGTATTGGCCCGTAGCTCTGTGtacttcctgtcctctctgtATGCCGGTCAGGATTTAACATGCATGGTGACACATCCGAGCTTGGAGGCACcggaaaaaagaacaatacacaTCCCCGTGCACA agcctcctctgctgAGCGTCTCTCTGGGGCGACACCAAGACTCTCCCCTCTGGCTGGCGGTGTGTcactgcagaggggagggagcgGTGACTAACCTTGCCTGGGTCCTTCCTGAAAATGCTAAAAGTCAGATGTCCCTGCAGTCAGAGTATGAAGGACACACGCTGACTGCCAGGCTGACTTATAAGTTTCCTCCGGCCCTTCATGAGGGACAGGACCTGACCTGTGCGTACCAGTTTGAAAAGGGAATCACAGTGAACAAGACTCTTCACATCCCCAGATACT ATATCACCTCCGTGAGAGTCCTCAACCATACGGCTCCTTTGCAAAGTCACTACAGCGATCAGCCTGTTATATACAGAGTGTCTGTCCAGGAGAGTCATTGCAACCAGAAAATACTACTCCAAGTTGACGGCAATGTGCCAGAGTACAACCTCAGCTGTCAAAG gagtGACGGCTCATTTGCCCTCATGGACGGGAATGCTATGATCCTCCAGTCTGAGCTCACAAACCAGGTCAAAGGTTTCTACACCTGCTGGGCGTCTTTCTACCACCACAATGCTGCAGTCAACATTCAAGTGGAGGTCATGAACAAAGACGAACACCTCA TGCTGATTTCCCTGATATGCATCTCCTCAGCCTCAGccatcttcctcatcttcatcgTCACCCTCTGCGTGTGCTG caAAAGAAACAGCAGGAAACCACAGAAg TCCCAGGAGCTGGAGTCTCTCTCGGCCTTGACGGCTCTGATGCAGGAGCCCGGCTCTCCTGAGGTGAAGAAGCCAGAggtgaaagaagaggaaagcaAGGAATACGCTGCCCTGGTCAGCTTCTCCATAGTCTTTGACATCAAGAGCACAGTGTGA